The segment TTTATTGAGAAGCTTACGACAAAAAGAGTTACGTATTTTGGTCAGAAGTGTGAAAGAAACTTAttatggttaaaaaaaaaacatttgaaggTATTTTTTCTAATATATCTTTTCAATATTTAAAAGTCAAAATATTCATACAGATCCAAAATGTGTACGGGTACAGATAACTGGTTGGTTTATCTTactaaaccaaatcaaaccGAAACAGACTAATTTAATTTCCGTCACTTGTTATCAGATATTTCCTCTGCTAGGGAGAGACTCGACTCATTACACACACAAGCATTGGTTGGCTGATAAACAAAACAGGTAGATATGccacctttttttttcttgaagatCTCGGTTCCTCCATTTATACAACGCCACGTCAACAAAAGGGTCCCACATTCAAGACTTTGAGAAACTCAAAGGAGAATAAACCTTATCTCCAAACCTCATCCGTTACCTTCTCTTCCCTCCACTCAATTCCTCTTCTTTCGTTTCTCTTCCTTCTTACAATCAAAGAACATAGATAAGGTTAAACCAAAACACTGtctgaacaaacaaaaaaacttgtATTCTGTCTGAACCAAGATCAAGAACAATGGCCTGCACTAATCTAACAACAATGTGGGGTGTTTCATCAAACCCATCTCTTTCAGACTCCTCCTCCTTGTCGTTCCGCTCCGTTCTCAGCCCGCTTCCTCTCCCAAACCACAACATCTCCCCTTCAAGATCCTCCTCCGTTGCTCCAATCCAATCCTCCCTCCGTGAGCTCAGAGACCGAATCGACTCAGTCAAAAACACTCAGAAGATCACCGAAGCCATGAAGCTCGTCGCCGCAGCAAAAGTCAGGAGAGCTCAAGAAGCTGTCGTCAACGGACGACCCTTCTCCGAAACCCTAGTCGAAGTTCTCTACAACATCAACGaacagcttcaaaccgatgacaTCGATGTGCCCTTAACCAAGATCAGACCGGTTAAGAAAGTGGCCCTCGTCGTCGTAACCGGAGACCGTGGGTTATGCGGTGGGTTCAATAACTTCATCATCAAGAAAGCAGAGGCGAGGATCAAGGAGCTTCAAGGGTTAGGTCTTGACTACACAGTCATTAGCGTGGGGAAGAAGGGAAACTCTTACTTCCTCCGCCGTCCGTACATCCCCGTCGACAAGTACCTCGAGGCCGGGACCTTACCGACGGCGAAAGAGGCTCAAGCCGTTGCCGATGATGTCTTCTCTCTGTTTATAAGCGAGGAGGTCGACAAGGTCGAGCTCTTGTACACGAAGTTCGTGTCTTTGGTCAAATCGGAACCCGTGATCCACACGCTACTACCTCTATCTCCCAAAGGAGAGATCTGCGACATTAACGGGAACTGTGTTGACGCTGCTGAAGACGAGCTCTTCAGGTTAACGACCAAAGAAGGGAAGCTGACGGTCGAGAGAGAGACTTTCCGGACGCCGACTGCTGATTTCTCGCCGATCTTGCAGTTCGAGCAAGACCCTGTTCAGATTCTTGATGCTTTGTTGCCTTTGTATCTGAACAGTCAGATTCTTAGGGCCTTGCAGGAGTCGTTGGCGAGTGAGCTCGCGGCTAGGATGAGTGCGATGAGTAGTGCTTCGGATAATGCATCGGATCTTAAGAAATCGCTTTCGATGGTTTATAATAGAAAACGTCAGGCTAAGATTACTGGTGAGATTCTTGAGATTGTTGCTGGAGCTAATGCTCAGGCCTGATTTGTTATGAtcagactcttttttttttatatatactattttcggTCGTACAATGTATAATCGTCAAGAACTCCTATTATCTTTATATAATCATGCGATTACCAACATAATAAGGTTGTATATTCTCGCAGCTTTGCTAGGATATTTTAAAGGAATGTTTTATTTCTGTTTATATCATTTTGTGTCCTACTCGATTATTCTTACGAAAGATCTTAGAAATACATGATCTCAGTGACTTTGCTTATGACAAAACTAATACTATATATTATAGATTATAGATTTGAGGGAGAATTATGAACTTTGACCCAAGATCTTCTGgcaataaaaataaagaaaaacacaatTACATCATCTCTCAGTCGAtcacatctatactattatttgcgaaataAAATTTAGCAacagagctctcacgttaaaagttagagcggttaatatatatactacccttaatgaatttatctataattaactatataatcaaaaccaaatttttatttataatattaattttttttcaaaaagataatttttacattgtgttgttatcttaaaacatatttttcagttataaatataattaaaaacaaatttttattaataatattaatttttttcaaaaagataatttttacattgtgttgttatcttaaaacaaatttttcagttaaaaatataatctatactattatttgcaaagtaaaattttgcaacggagctctcacgttaaaagttaaagcggttaatatcgtttatacacttaatgaataattatataaattagtcaaaaaataaaaacgaatttcaaatctatctgaTTAAAAAAGTGATTAATATTAACAATacatcgtttatacccttaatgaataaattctataaattagttaaaaataaaaatgaatttaaaatatatctaattaaataagtgattaaaattaataatactaagaattgtctaaaatataaataattaaaaacaaatttttattaatactattatattagataactgactataaataaatataataaaaaatttaaaaataaaaacatattttaaaacataagataattcttagatatattctgttgttatctgaaaataatattttaatataaaatttatagttagatataaaacaatttatagttaaatatatattttaaaatatatgtgaatgtttttaaaatttaactcaacaataagaatatatattttttgataaaaactaatgaatatatattaataatattttatttatatgttatatttgttaATTGACTATAAGTAAGTATAATcaaattctcaaaaataaaatatatttttaaaacataagataattcttaaatatgttgtgtttttatctgaaataatattttttattataaaatataaagtttaatgtttgatttatctttttaaaaacataattaataatttattatattggttttgatttaatagttataaataaataaatatctataagGATATTTATTATGTGCGGGCAGAACATCTAGTAAATTCAAAGATTCAAAGTACTATCAACTATAGAATGAAAGTTCCATAAGAAAATATAAGTTCAACAAACAATCATCTCActagatatatttaaatatgagAATCTAATAAATGTGTATATCTATATAGTGTAAATGGTTAGAACTCTTAGAACTATTCATTAACTtcaattgtatttttctttagtttttttatgGCAAAGGGTTAACTGTAAGAAAATATAAGCCTCTCTAACTATAAGTCTATAATATTACACAATGTGTCTTGAGATGGACTCAGATTAGAATAATTCATAAATGCATAATGGCCCGCGAATTCATTCAATGTTTTGGAGGACATCCTTTAAAGTTCATATATGGGCCAACACCACCTTAAATGGAGGACATTCTATAATTTGGTAAAACAAAGAGCGTGAGACACTCGTACAAATTTGTAAGATTAGGCAACATAACTATCTCATCAACCTTTATCGAAACATTTTTACTTTGACCTTTACTGAAACTTGAAAACATAGTATGACGTAGCCCCTAGGTTTTCTTGATGTACAATGAATCTAGACTTAAATACAGATATGTACATAGTCTAATAGTGCTCTAACGTTTctttaagaaaacaaaaccaCACGACTTATCTAATAACAAAAGGGGTCCCTAACTAAAAGAAGGAAGAGGGGTGAGTAAAATATAAAGGTCTTATGACCTTTTTCTTACCTCATGTCACAACTATTATATGAACATGCTTTGACCCAACGCAACCAAAATTGTTCATTTTAACCCAACAAATTGTATTATTGTTTTTGTGTATTACATTACAGATTAGACTCTTCCAATAGTTTTCATACAGCGAATAAAACGAAGATCAAATTATTGTATATAGTACGTATCATTAAATGCAAGTAGtcatctctctcttttcttctgGATAAGATGGTCAGTAAAACTCTTAATCATGTAACATCATTAAAGTCACTTTTGGGTTAAATTTTATTTCGTCCTCTTGTTTTgggataatatttattttcttctaataaaatttttactgaaaaagaaactcaaaaataaataatttgacaTAAAATCAGTCTTTTccaataaattattttgtctTATTGTATgaattaggggtgggcgttcggatacccgttcgggttcggatcgggtatttcggattttcgggtatttcggtatagaggtgtagaacccgttcgggtatttctgtacttcgggtcgggttcggatattttaagttcggtttcggttatttcggatcgggttcggatatttagattttgaagaaagaaaaaatgaaaattttcatttctcaaatttcttgtatttaaatatataacttttcacttaactattttttatttttaataaattgcatggttaatagatttggacataatattttcaaactaaaaagacattaatttggttattgtttttaaattttggatgtaactttttgttaattgctgaaataaaaagtttgacatgcattttaagcgaataacaaatcatcttctacgtaattgtatgtatatcatatgaatttaaagtatgtgtagtatcaatataaatattttatataaaatgaaagatgtaaactataaatataaggttaattattatatgttcggttattttcggatatccattcgggttcggatattacccgttcgggttcggatatccaatctcttctaattcaatacccgttcgggtattttgctacttcggttcggatttcggttcgggtttttcggatcgggttcgggtgccacttcggatttcgggtaaaatgcccacccctagtaTGAATCAGACTCTGTCAATGATTTGGCAGGTTTCAGTAGAAAATAGTACCAAAGGCTATTATGTTGTAATGCAATCTATTGCTATATTTACGATAGTACACTTTTGGAGTTTTCGGAATCCTTCTGTCTCGTTGGGAGGGTCTAGTACTCTGAAGCTTTCTAGTTTCTACATATACATGACTTGTCTTTCCCTTTCATTTGCCACCAAAGAGAAATGGTTTAATGTTGTTTGTGCTGATCTCTTTTTCGCATTCTTACATATATTATCACttgactcaaaaaaaaaaaaacactttaaaagGCACGAAAATTTGCATTGATAGTAGAAGAAGATTTTCTTTCTTGGCTCTACTTGTGTAATATTATTTG is part of the Brassica rapa cultivar Chiifu-401-42 chromosome A09, CAAS_Brap_v3.01, whole genome shotgun sequence genome and harbors:
- the LOC103839821 gene encoding ATP synthase gamma chain 1, chloroplastic — encoded protein: MACTNLTTMWGVSSNPSLSDSSSLSFRSVLSPLPLPNHNISPSRSSSVAPIQSSLRELRDRIDSVKNTQKITEAMKLVAAAKVRRAQEAVVNGRPFSETLVEVLYNINEQLQTDDIDVPLTKIRPVKKVALVVVTGDRGLCGGFNNFIIKKAEARIKELQGLGLDYTVISVGKKGNSYFLRRPYIPVDKYLEAGTLPTAKEAQAVADDVFSLFISEEVDKVELLYTKFVSLVKSEPVIHTLLPLSPKGEICDINGNCVDAAEDELFRLTTKEGKLTVERETFRTPTADFSPILQFEQDPVQILDALLPLYLNSQILRALQESLASELAARMSAMSSASDNASDLKKSLSMVYNRKRQAKITGEILEIVAGANAQA